Proteins from one Setaria italica strain Yugu1 chromosome V, Setaria_italica_v2.0, whole genome shotgun sequence genomic window:
- the LOC101781771 gene encoding uncharacterized protein LOC101781771 → MEDTGQGPPQNLPEVPPPSEVEVEDHEDDDGFSFPAPPLPADACIVPVYPIFGRPPSPPPAAPGEAPAGEHEPATATVRVPLGRLLLEEREFRARQQDVGGRSESARAWREQDDEDDDDDGDGGASAAADEELEGVPPESYCLWAPGGQASAPASPRRCRKSGSTGSVLRWRRISDRLVGRSHSDGKEKFVFLTAAAADPEPTPPPPPGTKEEEEGGGGSNRVRDGGGGAAHQLRYHGRGGGGGGSRRRSYLPYRQELVGLFANVSGLRRSYHPF, encoded by the coding sequence ATGGAGGACACGGGCCAGGGTCCCCCCCAGAACCTTCCGGAGGTTCCTCCACCCAGTGAGGTCGAGGTGGAGGAtcacgaagacgacgacgggtTCAGCttccccgccccgccgctcccCGCCGACGCGTGCATCGTGCCGGTGTACCCGATCTTCGGccggccgccgtccccgcccccggcggcgccgggggaggcgccggcgggggAACACGAGCCGGCGACGGCCACCGTGCGGGTGCCGCTTGGCCGGCTCCTGCTGGAGGAGCGGGAGTTCCGCGCGCGGCAGCAGGACGTCGGCGGGCGGTCGGAGAGCGCGCGGGCGTGGCGGGAACAGGACgacgaagacgatgacgacgacggcgacggcggggccTCAGCCGCCGCGGACGAGGAGCTGGAGGGCGTGCCGCCGGAGAGCTACTGCCTGTGGGCGCCAGGCGGGcaggcgtcggcgccggcgtccccgCGGCGGTGCCGGAAGAGCGGCTCCACGGGGTCCGTCCTCCGCTGGCGCCGCATCAGCGACCGCCTCGTCGGCCGGAGCCACAGCGACGGCAAGGAGAAGTTCGTGTtcctgaccgccgccgccgccgatccggagccgacgccgccaccgcctcctggtaccaaggaagaggaggaaggcggcggcggcagcaacagagtccgcgatggcggcggcggcgcggcccatCAGTTGAGATATCACGgcagagggggcggcggcggcggcagccggagGCGCTCGTATCTGCCGTACAGGCAAGAGCTTGTCGGGCTGTTCGCCAACGTCAGCGGGCTGCGCCGAAGCTATCACCCGTTCTAA
- the LOC101782168 gene encoding AMSH-like ubiquitin thioesterase 2, giving the protein MSSRRCDINAWRCGTHSTPSKSMYLDAQQAVHCQATDRDAGSCAVKHHFPSPIVSWIEDLSSFGNVSFSPDTEYVDEQARASVGQSSTSSNLHDMQISVRLTDEFMELAKENTSNNLETCGILGASFRDGTYFVTMLIIPKQEGTAHSCQAVNEEEIHAVLSEQSLYPAGWIHTHPSQTCFLSSIDLHTQYSYQVMLPEAVAIVVAPTDPTRSYGIFRLTDPGGMEVLRGCDESGFHTHRETIDGSPIYETCSKVHFNPNLRFEIVDLRSGA; this is encoded by the exons ATGAGCAGCAGGAG ATGTGACATCAATGCATGGAGATGTGGGACTCACTCAACGCCAAGTAAATCGATGTATCTAGATGCTCAACAAGCTGTCCACTGCCAAGCTACAGACCGCGATGCTGGTTCCTGCGCTGTGAAGCATCACTTCCCGTCTCCAATCGTATCTTGGATAGAAGATCTATCGAGCTTTGGCAATGTTTCTTTTAGCCCCGACACTGAATATGTGGATGAGCAAGCCAGAGCTTCAGTGGGACAGTCTTCAACATCAAGCAATTTGCATGACATGCAAATA TCAGTGAGATTGACAGACGAATTCATGGAGCTTGCAAAGGAGAATACAAGCAATAATCTAGAGACTTGCGGAATTCTTGGCGCTTCATTT AGGGATGGAACTTACTTTGTGACAATGTTGATTATACCAAAGCAAGAAGGAACTGCTCACTCA TGTCAGGCTGTTAATGAGGAGGAGATACATGCTGTATTATCAGAGCAGTCACTTTACCCTGCAGGATGGATTCAT ACTCATCCTTCACAAACATGCTTCCTGTCATCGATCGATTTGCATACTCAATACTCTTACCAG GTTATGTTGCCAGAGGCTGTTGCAATTGTGGTTGCACCTACCGACCCTACCAG GAGTTATGGAATATTTAGGCTGACTGATCCTGGTGGGATGGAGGTGCTTAGGGGGTGCGATGAAAGTGGGTTCCACACTCACCGAGAGACAATTGATGGCAGTCCAATCTATGAAACCTGCTCGAAAGTGCACTTCAATCCCAATTTACGGTTTGAGATTGTCGATCTGCGTTCTGGTGCATGA
- the LOC101782576 gene encoding putative exosome complex component rrp40, protein MESKRPPPSPLVDTYVVPGDVVLDLSEMTNQTIKLGTGLRQEGDTIQATSAGILRLSKPNKYWVESSQKRYVPSVEDTVLGVVVDTKPDNFVVDIKGPHLAFLPVLAFEGGTRRNIPKFEIGTLIYARVVKANIIMNPELSCMDATGKAAEFGQLKDGYMFDTSTGMSRMLLSSPTCPVLEALGKKLSFEIAVGLNGRVWVNAPAPNTVILVSNAIMRSESLSGIQQRAMVENLLERLS, encoded by the exons ATGGAGTCGAAgaggccgccgccctcccccctCGTCGACACCTATGTG GTACCCGGCGACGTTGTCCTGGACCTCTCCGAGATGACCAACCAGACCATAAAGCTCGGCACGGGCCTGCGTCAG GAGGGCGACACCATCCAGGCGACCAGTGCCGGGATCCTGCGGCTGTCGAAGCCCAACAAGTATTGGGTTGAGAGCTCCCAGAAGAGG TATGTACCTTCCGTTGAAGATACAGTTCTTGGTGTTGTGGTCGACACCAAACCAGAC AACTTTGTAGTGGACATAAAGGGTCCTCATTTGGCCTTCCTACCAGTGCTTGCATTTGAAGGTGGTACAAGGAGAAACATACCAAAGTTTGAG ATTGGTACATTAATATATGCTCGAGTGGTGAAAGCAAATATTATCATGAATCCAGAGCTCTCATGCATGGACG CTACTGGGAAAGCTGCTGAATTTGGTCAGTTGAAAGATGGCTATATGTTTGACACGTCAACTGGCATGTCACGAAT GTTGTTAAGTTCGCCAACATGTCCAGTTCTGGAGGCCCTTGGGAAAAAACTATCTTTTGAGATTGCTGTTGGACTTAATGGTCGAGTCTGG GTTAATGCCCCTGCACCAAACACTGTCATTCTTGTATCGAATGCAATTATGAGGTCAGAATCTTTGAGTGGCATACAACAAAGAGCTATGGTAGAAAATCTCTTGGAGAGATTGTCATAA
- the LOC101782985 gene encoding CASP-like protein 4A3, producing the protein MASPIRLPPPPPAADPVAPSSPPSQQPSRDGSLSPENPAPAPPSPPAVPTTTPPPHSPGDSSPSSPPHPPTPPPPPPLPPSADASPPLPGAGQTSPPRSPPHPSPAPAPPPPPAPASSEAKSEQEAAESASESGSMTLALALTQTEDSMPPTPPKASSTQASPIGSPQKESAVTIAKLLSGEDPAADKVAPPSDPGSLAAAAAVTGVGGGGGSVGSKRWLLAAGVPEKVRRAELRRAELGFRVSAAVFCLVALSVMAADTTTGWSGDSFRRYNEYRYVLAASVVAFTYSGFQLVAEVHYLVTRRHIIQAPWRSYFNLAMDQMLAYLLLSASSAALSRNGVWMSRFGGDQFTKLIDASASMAFLAFIALGLSSIISAYCVFSLVS; encoded by the exons ATGGCCTCACCAATCCgactgccgccgcccccgccggcggccgatCCCGTCGCGCCTTCTTCTCCCCCTTCGCAGCAACCCTCCCGTGATGGATCCCTCTCGCCAGAGAACCCAGCACCAGCTCCACCTTCTCCTCCGGCTGTTCCTACCACTACTCCGCCTCCTCATAGTCCCGGCGATTCCTCTCCATCCTCGCCTCCGCatcccccgacgccgccgccgccgcctccgcttccgCCCAGCGCCGATGCTTCTCCTCCCCTGCCGGGTGCGGGCCAaacatcgccgccgcgctccccgcCGCACCCCTCCCCCGCTCCagcaccgccacctcctcctgcgCCGGCGTCCTCAGAGGCCAAgtcggagcaggaggcggctgaATCGGCTAGCGAGTCGGGGAGCATGACCCTAGCCCTCGCGCTGACCCAAACCGAAGACTCCATGCCGCCGACGCCACCGAAGGCCTCCTCGACCCAGGCATCACCAATCGGTTCGCCGCAGAAGGAATCGGCCGTCACCATCGCGAAGCTCCTCTCCGGTGAGGACCCCGCGGCGGACAAGGTTGCCCCTCCGAGCGACCCTGGGTcactcgccgcggcggccgccgttaCTGGcgttggtggaggtggaggcagcGTGGGGTCCAAAAGGTGGCTCCTAGCCGCCGGCGTCCCAGAGAAGGTGCGGCGCGCGGAGCTGAGGAGGGCTGAGCTAGGGTTCAGGGTTTCAGCCGCCGTGTTCTGCCTGGTTGCACTCTCCGTCATGGCCGCAGATACCACGACGGGCTGGTCCGGCGACTCCTTCCGCCGCTACAATGAGTACAG GTATGTACTTGCAGCGAGCGTCGTGGCTTTTACCTACTCAGGGTTCCAGTTGGTAGCCGAGGTGCATTACCTTGTCACGCGGAGGCACATTATTCAAGCCCCATGGCGCAGCTACTTCAATCTCGCCATGGATCAG ATGTTAGCTTACCTCCTCCTGTCAGCATCTTCAGCAGCACTTTCTCGTAATGGTGTTTGGATGTCTCGGTTTGGAGGGGATCAATTCACAAAGCTGATCGACGCATCAGCCTCTATGGCATTCCTCGCTTTCATTGCTCTTGGTCTTAGCTCAATCATCTCTGCTTACTGTGTCTTCAGCTTGGTTTCGTAA
- the LOC101783390 gene encoding uncharacterized protein LOC101783390 — translation MQTTARSSASAPSSPLPSSTSPPPPQRVAFLSLHRRDLLLLPAALSLQLAPSAAAPAPAAARGLFRMPPAALANRYFLVRAGESVYEGQGLLRTNPVAKTSVDNGLSPVGLRQTARAALELQRLGACEDDCWIWPSITQRAYQAAEIIAAANGINRSRIVPEYSFLDARGLGAFEGKSLDTLPEVYASDNISPDMKPPPISDGTPNESVADVFVRVTQLMSILETQYSGETVVIVSPDSDNLSILQAGLIGLDLLRHSSLFFKPGEVRPVDPSSIPEYKQPASAVFKCTNPPSCK, via the exons ATGCAGACCACCGCGCGCTCCTCCGCTTCCGCTCCGTCCtcgccgctcccctcctccacgtcaccgccgccaccgcagcgcgtcgccttcctctccctccaccgccgcgacctcctcctcctccccgcggcGCTGTCCCTCCAGCTTGCCCcttccgccgcggcgcccgcgcccgccgctgctCGCGGGCTGTTCCGCATGCCCCCCGCAGCGCTGGCGAACCGCTACTTCCTCGTGCGCGCGGGGGAGTCCGTCTACGAGGGGCAGGGCCTCCTCCGCACCAACCCGGTCGCCAAGACCTCCGTCGACAACGGACTCTCCCCCGTGGGGCTCCGCCAgacggcgcgcgccgcgctcGAGCTCCAGCGCCTCGGCGCGTGCGAGGACGACTGCTGGATATGGCCGTCCATCACGCAGCGCGCGTACCAGGCGGCTGAGATCATCGCGGCCGCCAACGGCATCAACCGCAG CCGCATCGTGCCGGAGTACAGCTTCTTGGATGCCCGCGGATTGGGCGCTTTTGAGGGGAAGAGCCTAGACACCTTGCCCGAG GTGTATGCGTCAGATAATATTTCACCAGACATGAAGCCGCCTCCTATCAGTGATGGTACTCCTAATGAGAGCGTAGCAGACGTATTTGTTCGGGTGACACAGCTCATGTCAATACTAGAGACCCAGTATTCAGGGGAAACTGTTGTCATCGTTTCTCCAGATTCTGACAACCTGTCGATTCTTCAAGCTGGATTGATCGGGCTAGACCTGCTAAG GCATAGCAGCTTATTTTTTAAGCCCGGTGAGGTCCGGCCAGTTGATCCCAGTAGCATACCTGAATACAAGCAACCTGCTTCTGCTGTTTTTAAGTGTACAAATCCGCCAAGCTGTAAATAG
- the LOC101783790 gene encoding 50S ribosomal protein L12, chloroplastic — protein sequence MASTTLSSAFTLLSRPSSSPSPSASLPRSSVAVPRRGRRAVAVASTATESPKVLELGDAIAGLTLEEARSLVDHLQERLGVTAAAFAPAAVVAAPGAGGAGAAEEAAPVEQTEFDVVIDEVPSSARIATIKVVRALTSLALKEAKDLIEGLPKKLKEAVSKDEAEDAKKQLEEVGAKVSIV from the coding sequence ATGGCGTCCAccaccctctcctccgccttcaccctcctctcccgcccctcctcctccccgtccccctccgcCTCGCTCCCGAGGTCCTCCGTCGCCGTCCCGcgccggggccgccgcgccgtcgctgTCGCGTCCACCGCCACAGAGTCCCCCAAGGTCCTGGAGCTCGGGGACGCCATCGCCGGGCTCACGCTCGAGGAGGCCCGCAGCCTCGTCGACCACCTCCAGGAGCGGCTCGGCGTCACCGCCGCGGCCttcgcgccggccgccgtcgtcgcggcgcctggggcgggcggcgcgggggctgCCGAGGAGGCGGCCCCGGTCGAGCAGACGGAGTTCGATGTCGTCATCGATGAGGTGCCCAGCAGCGCGCGTATCGCCACCATCAAGGTCGTGCGCGCGCTCACCAGCCTCGCGCTCAAGGAGGCCAAGGACCTCATTGAGGGCCTCCCCAAGAAGCTCAAGGAGGCCGTCAGCAAGGACGAGGCCGAGGACGCCAAGAAGCAGCTCGAGGAGGTCGGCGCCAAGGTGTCCATCGTGTGA